DNA sequence from the Alkaliphilus metalliredigens QYMF genome:
TAATTCCATTTTCGACAATGCACTTTAGGTTTCATCAATAGGTACGATAAGAATAAATTCAGTTCCTTTACCCACTTCGCTATTGACTTTAATTCTTCCATTTAAAGAAAGTACAATATGCTTTACGATGGCCAAACCTAATCCAGTACCACCAACCTTACGTGTTCTCGCTTTATCAACACGATAAAAGCGTTCAAAAAGACGTGGGATATCCTTTTTGGGGATCCCAACCCCACAATCTTTAACTGAGAACACTACATGATTATACTTCTTATAGGCTGAAATCTGAACTCGCCCACCTTCTGATGTGTATTTCAAGGCATTATCAATTAAATTGATGAACATTTGTTTAAACCAGTCTTGATTTCCTATTAGTATGGGCAGATTTAACTCGACTTGCGATCCCAAACGAATACTTTTATTTTGGGCAATGGGTGTCATCATTTCAATTACATCCTTAAGGGCTTCATTAGTTTTAATTCCTTGGCCGGCTAAATGGCTATGATTGTTTTCTATTTCAGAGAGGGTTAAAATATCGTTAATTAAGCGTGCTAGTCTTTCAGTTTCAATGTCAATAATATCTAAAAAACGCATTTTTGTTTCTTCATCCTCAATGGCTCCAGATTTTAGAGTCTCAATAAAGCCACTGATAGACGTTAAGGGTGTTTTTAATTCATGAGAGACATTAGCTACAAACTCAGAACGCATTTTTTCTAGCTTTCTAATCTCACTTACATCCTCCATTAACGCAACGAGACCAATAATCCTTGTTGGATCATGCTCTAGCTGAATTGGATTAGTATACACCTTCAGAATTCTTTCCTTCGGTTCCTTAAGTGTCACTTCAATTTGTTTTGCCTCATTTTTTTCAAATATTTCTTTAATTTGTTCATCCAATAAATTATTTCTAATGACTTCAAGTATATGCTTTCCCATAGCCTCTTCCATCGTAGTGTTAAACAATTTTTCTGCAGCAGGGTTTAATAAAATGACCTGACTTTTGTTATCCACTGCTACGATCGGATTAATAATACTTGTTAAAAGGGCTTTGAACTTTGTATTACTCTGTGATAGTTGACTAATGGTATGCTTTAAGTGATCTGCCATATCGTTAAAATGATCTCCTAGTTGCCCCATTTCATCGTTAGAAACAACACGAACCCGCTTGTCAAAGCGTCCTTTTGCAATTTCATTAGACATTTCTGTCATTTCCTTAATTGGCTCCATGATCTTTCGAATAAAACGATATCCTAGTATTGATGCCGCAATTAGGCCAATAATTATAGAGATTCCAATATAATAATAAAGCCTTTCATTGATTCGTTGAATTTCTAATAAATTGATGGCTAGCCTGACAATTCCAATGTTTTCTTCACTAAATTGTACAGGGATGGCAATGTACATCATATCTATATTAACTGTTTCACTATGACGTATTGCTCTCCCAAGTCCGTCCTCATAAGCCATTTGAACTTCTGGTCGATTTCTGTGGTTCTCAATAACCCCTTCAGCAGCTAATGAATCCGCCAGTACTTCTCCACTTTGGTCTATAATTGTCACCCGCACCTCAGCTTTGCTACCGTACTCTTCTGCAATTCGTTGTAATTCAGCTGGTTTTAAATCCACTTCCTTCTCCATAATAAAGGATTCAATGAGCTTGGCATTGGAAATCAGGCGTCTCTCTAACTCGTTCATATGACTAGTTCGAATCAGACTTAATGAAAGAAATCCCGTTAAGAGAATCCCTATGAGCAAGAGAATCACAAAGGTCCCAAATATCTTTTTTTGCATTTCTTCACCTACTTCATCTTATATCCGACGCCCCTAATGGTTTCAATATATTCACCACTTTGGTCGTCACCTATTTTCTTCCTAAGGTGGCGAATATGTACATCTACAGTACGGGTTTCCCCAAAGTAATCATATCCCCATACTTCATCTAATAACAGGTTTCTTGATAGTACCTTACCTCTGTTTTCTGCTAAAATTCTAACCAGCTCAAATTCTTTTAATGTGAGCTCAATTGGTTGATCCTTTATTCGAACCTCATGCTTTTCAGTGTCAATCATCAAATCCTTGACTACCAGTTTAATTGCTCTCACTGTTTGTTTTTCTTCACTTCTTCTTAAAACTGCCTTGATGCGAGCAACCAATTCTCGTATGCTAAAGGGCTTCGTCATATAATCATCAGCGCCTAGCTCTAACCCTAAAATGCGGTCAGTTTCTTCACCCATAGCCGTTAGCATGATAATTGGTGTTTTGTCATAATCGTCCATTCTTCTAATTCGCTTGCAAACCTCTATCCCATCTATTCCTGGTAACATTAAGTCTAACACAATTAAGTCCACATCATTGTTTTTCACCAACTCAATACTTTCTTCTCCATTATCACTTGTCAATACTGAAAAACCATTTTTCTCCAAGTTAAACTTAATTAATTCAATAATATGCTCCTCATCATCTACAACCAATATATTCTTCCCGTTCATTTAGAAGCCTCCTTTTTACTTTAATTGGATAAGAGCCGCCATTCGCCCCGTTACACCTTTTTCCTTTCGATGAGAGTAAAATAGATCTGTTCGACAAGCAGTACAAAGACCACTTGTTATTATATTTCTATCTTGTACACCAATTTCCTTCAAGGCAACAATGTGTGCCCGCCACAGATCCAACATATATTTGCCTTCTCCCATTGGTTTTACAAAGGTAGCTGTCTGTGTAAAGTTTGTGTTAAATTCATCAATGACCTCTTTGTTCACTTCATAACAGCAAGGACCAATTGATGGTCCAATGGCAACAATAACATTTTGAGGATTTGTTCCAAAGTGTGTCATCATTTTTTTCACGGTTTTTTGAGCAATTTTCATCTGTGTTCCTCTCCAGCCACCATGCGTCGTTGCTACCACTCTATGGTCTGGATCCACGAAAAACAAGGGTACACAATCAGCATAATAAGTCATCAGTGGGACACCTCTTTGATTGGTGATCATGCCATCAAAACCATCTGTTCCGTCACCTGTTTTACAGGATTCTCCTACAATCTTGATTTGATCTCCATGAACTTGATTTGATCTCTGTACCTGACTTGGGTTGATACCCACTGCTTCACAAAAGTGCTTGGTATTTTCAATAACAGTCTCATAATCGTCCTTGGTTTTACGCCCTAGATTCAAACTATCATAGGGGCCTTCACTCTTCCCTCCAATTCTCGTGCTAAAACCATGTTTTAGCCATTCAAATTGTTGAAACGCTTCAATCTCAAAATAAGTAACACCTTCTTTGATAATTTGTACAAATGACATATTGTCCCCTCCTATACCCGAAGATAAAATCTCTTTTGATAAAATAAAGAGCAAGAGATTTAACTCCTGCCCTCACGCTGTCCCTGCTTAACTATATATTAAGCTTCTTCTGGTTTTTCTTTTAGAAGCTTTTTTAACTCATCCATAAATGTATTGATATCTTTAAATTCCCTATAGACTGAAGCAAATCTCACATAGGCCACTTCATCTAACTGCTTTATCTGATCTATCACTAATGTGCCAATAAATTCCGTTGTAATTTCCTTTTCCATAGAGTTGTATAACTGCTTTTCGATATGATCTACAATGGCTTCAATTTTATTTAATGGCACAGGCCGTTTTTCACAGGCCCGAATCATACCATTTAAAACTTTGTTTCGGTTAAATGATTCACGGTTTCCGCTTTTTTTGACAACAATTAAGGGGATTTCTTCGATTTTTTCATAAGTCGTAAATCGCTTATGACATGATACACACTCTCTTCTTCGTCTAATTGCTTGTCCTTCATCAGTTGGTCTTGAATCAACTACCTTAGATTCAAAATGTGAACAAAAGGGACAGTTCATCAACTCACCTCCCATTTTTTTATGACACTGTCATAACCTATATGTTTTCATTATAATATAGACCTTATGGGAAGTCTATTCCTTTTTATTTAATCGCTTTGATCGGATAAAACCCTTCATCGTCGTTCTCCACTCTTGGTTCTACTGGCCCTTTTATCTCAACCAATATCACATCAACACCAATATGTTTAATTTCACCCCAAGTCACCTCTTGCTCTTCTTCTTTTCCAAATAACCCCATCATTCTTCCTTCAATAGGTACAATAATGGCAGTGACCCTTCCTCTTTCCATATCCACTTCTAAGTCTGAAATATAGCCGAGCTTTTTGCCATCTGTGATACTCACTACTTCTTTCTCCGTTAAATCTGATGCTCTTATCATCGTTTGTCCCCCTTTGCATTAAACAATTACTTGACTTTGTTATTTACAAACTCTTAGTAGGTAGATCATTAACTCCCTCTAGATTAAGTCTCATTATATATTTATGGACTTCCTGTCTTCTTTATGACACTGTTATGGTAAATTTCTTTTAGACTACTAAAGAGAACTCCCTTATATGTTTTTACGCATATGCTTTAAAGCAGTTTTTTCAAGTCTAGAAACTTGTGCTTGTGAAATTCCAATTTCGTCTGCCACTTCCATTTGTGTTCGTCCTTCAAAAAAGCGTAAATTCAAAATATGCTTTTCTCGATTATTTAACCTCCTCATGGCTTCTCTTAATGCAATACCATCGATCCAGGTTTCATCTTCACTTTTTTCGTCACGGATCTGATCCATTACAAAAATTGCATCTCCACTATCATGGTAAATTGGTTCAAACAATGATACTGGATCTTGTATTGCATCTAAAGCAAACACCACATCTTCTCTAGGTATATTTAGATTCGCTGCAATCTCAGCTACAGAAGGTTCCTTAGATTTCTGATTTGTCAACTGATCTCTAACTTGTAATGCCTTATAAGCAGTGTCTCTTAGAGAACGACTCACCCGTATGGAGTTATTATCTCTTAGGTACCTTCTGATTTCTCCAATGATCATTGGTACTGCATATGTAGAAAATCTAACATTATGCCTCAAGTCAAAATTATCAATGGCTTTGATCAAGCCAATACATCCCACTTGAAACAAATCATCTACATGTTCCCCTCTATTATTAAATCTTTGTATCACACTTAGAACTAATCGCAGATTACCCTGGATAAACTCCTCTCTAGCACTGTTATCCCCTTGTTTAATAAGACCAAAGAGATGTCTCATATAATCATTTTTCAATACTGGTAATTCTGATGTGTTTACTCCGCAAATTTCCACTTTGTTAATATGCATTGTTCTTCTCCAGTCCCTTCGCTATGAATTACCCCTTTTCTTATTTAAATTATTGACGAATTATCTAAAAAAAATAATCATCCGAGGACGATTATTTTAAATCAAACGATTAATTTCTTTTTTTAGCCTGATTATGATTCGTTTTTCCAGTCTTGAAATATAAGATTGAGATATTCCCAGGAGATCAGCCACTTCTTTTTGTGTTCTCTCCTTTCCTGTTTGTAGTCCAAATCTCAGTTCCATTATTTTCCTTTCCCTTTTGGACAGTTTTTTAAGTGCGAACTTCAATAATTCCTTATCTACCTCTTCTTCTAAGAATTTATAAATAATATCATTATCAGTTCCTAAAATATCCGAAAGTAGTAATTCATTCCCATCCCAATCAATGTTCAATGGCTCATCAAATGAGACTTCCATTTTGACTTTGCTATTTCTTCTGAGATACATCAAAATTTCATTTTCGATACATCGAGAAGCATAGGTTGCTAGCTTGATATTCTTGTCCGGATTAAAGGTATTAACAGCTTTAATGAGGCCAATGGTTCCTATGGAAATTAGATCCTCTACACCAATTCCTGTATTTTCAAATTTTCTTGCAATATACACGACTAACCTCAAATTTCTTTCTATTAATATGGTTCGAACGGTACTTTCATCATTCTTCAGCTTATTGATCAGAAACCGCTCTTCATCATGGGATAATGGAGGCGGCAGCGCCTCACTGCCTCCAATATAATAGACAGTATCTTCTCTAAATATATTTAGTTTTTTTAGTATCTTCATGACATAAAACTGATACATCATTTTAATTTTACTTATCCATAATTTCACCTTGTCTACCTCCAATGCTTTAATTAGTCAATTTACACTAAATCGGGGTGCAGTAATGCCCGATAATCCTCGTTCTTAGAGAGTTTTTTATGGTAAATTGCAATGATCGTGTCCTGAGTCTCCTTCATTATTGAATTGTTTTCAATCGAAACACGATCCGGCTTGAAACCAACTAACATGCCATTTTCCGTTCCCAATGCCTGAAAAGGAATCATTCTAATTCTTGTCATCCATGATTGATTATCTAATAATAGGGCAACTTGTTTATAATCAATTGTAGTTGACTGGTTGAATATTCTTTTAACCTCTTCCGGCAGTAAGTTAGTAATGGCTTCATATTCAACAATGATGACAGGGTAGTTAGTCAGTGGATCTGTTAAGGAGTTTCCTGTATCTACTAATCCTTGAACTTCTACTGAGATTCCATTGATTTCTATCAATATCTTAGTAAAAACTTTTTCTCTACTAATCTGTTTTTGTATATATCCCCAACAAAAATGAATTAATATATACCCAATCCCACAGGAAACTAAGATGTTTTTAAGCGAGACATTAGTGATGTAAAAAATGCCATTGCTGACTATTCCATTAAAATTAGTAAAATAAAACAGAGCAAATCCAGCCCCTCCAAATATTAGAGTAATTAAATAAAAAATCCCTAATAGTCTAAAAAAATCCTTGAATCGATAAGGCGAAAACGCTACCACAATAATCAACATAGAGCACGCTACCTTCATCATCATGGAGAACATGAAGTGAAGAGAAGGAAAAAAAATAATAAATGCATATAAAGCGCCTAATGACGATGCCAATACCAATAAAAGCTTTTTACTCTGATATTTGGCAAATCGAGCTGTTAATGAAAGAATAATAAAGTTCATTACAAAATTCTCTAAAAATACATACTCAGCATAAAGAATCACATCATTCCCTCCTCTTTAAGGGACACAATCCTATTATTATACAATTATTCAATTTTGAAATGCTTTATGTCTATTATATTGGATCTCGTACTTTTTTTTTGTCACTTTATGAAGTCGAAATGGTACTTTGTCCCTCGTATTTCTGAATTTTTTGTTGAACGATAATTTTTGTTTACATAATATGTTTACAGGAAACAGGACAACAAAAGACCTGTATTTAATACAGATCTTTGTAGTTTACTATCTTATTGAGTTTTTGTGGATAATGTAAATTTTGTTAACTATATATCTATTTCTTTCTTCTTAAAAAAATTGGAATATCTAGATCATCATTGCGCTCACTTTTTAACTTGTCTTCCTTTGTAGCTGCCACCTCTTCATCTTGAGAGAGTGGGTTTTTCTTTTCGTCTCTAGGATCCTTAGATAATAAGCTTTTTTCAAAGCCTGTTGCAATAACTGTAATGCGAATTTCATCCTTTAACTCTTCGTCGATCACAGCACCAAAGATAATATTTGCGTCTTCGTCGGCTGCCTCAGTAACCAACTCAGCAGCTTCATTTACTTCAAATAATCCCATATTTGCACCACCAGTAATATTTAAGAGGACTCCCTTTGCCCCCGTAATGGAAGTTTCTAGCAGCGGACTTTGAATCGCTTGTTTTGCTGCTTCCGCAGCACGATTTTCTCCACTAGCTCGTCCGATTCCCATATGTGCTAAACCTTGCTCAAGCATTATGGTTTTGACATCTGCAAAGTCTAGGTTAACAAGTCCAGGTACTGCAATCAAATCCGAAATACCTTGAACTCCTTGCTTTAAGACGTCATCTGCCATTCTAAAGGCTTCTAGCATTGTTGTTTTCTTTTCAATCACTTGTAGCAATCGATCATTAGGAATGGTCACTAGGGTGTCCACACGTTCCTTTAGTTGCGCTGTTCCTTGCTCCGCATGTAACATTCTTCTTTTTCCTTCAAATGTAAAGGGCTTCGTGACAACTCCTACAGTCAAAATTCCCAATTCTTTGGCTATTTCAGCAACAACAGGAGCAGCTCCTGTTCCTGTTCCACCACCCATTCCAGCAGTCACAAATACCATATCTGCGCCTTGCAGTATTTGAGAAATATCCTCTCTGCTTTCTTCAGCAGCCTTTTGTCCAACATCTGGATTTGCACCTGCCCCTAATCCTCTTGTCAGTTTTTCTCCAATTTGGATTTTATGCTCTGCCTTAGAAGTAAATAAAGCTTGTTTATCTGTGTTAATCGCAATAAATTCTACACCTTTTAAGCCGGATTCAATCATTCGGTTAACAGCATTATTTCCTGCACCACCAACACCTATGACTTTAATTTGTGCAAATTGTTCCATGGCAACATCAAATTCTAACACAGTCTATTACCCCCTCATTATGTAAATAAATTTTTCGCGTTTATTATCGTTTCTTCATCTATCAATATCCTTTTTACTGTATCATAGGTTAAGATTATAATCTATGGGTCAAAGGGCTATTAAAAGTACTATAGACTTATTCAACAAAAAGACTCTATTTCCTTTTTTTCAATCATATTAAAGTGGAAAAATAAAAAAACTATTCCGTTGAATTAGATCCAGAACGTAATCGTTCCAATAAGTATCGCCGTATCATGGCAAAATTATGGAATAATCTACCTCCAAATGCAAATATAGCTGCATAATACAATGGTACCCCTAGCTTATCTCCTATATAGGCAAGAAAACCTGCTAATATCGCATTACCAAAAAAACCAGAAACAAATATTTCTGTATTAAATTTATCCTCCATATTGGCTCTAATTGCGCCAAATACAGAATCCATACATGCTAGAATTGCAACAGAAATGTACAGAGAGTATGCCACAGGGTATTGAATCGGCAAGTAGAGTCCAAGTAAAATCCCCCCCAGTAAACCAACCAGTGCTAAAATCATTTTCTATTCACCTTCCTTTGGTATCGCATAGTTAAATTGAGTGCTACCTTGAAATTTTGCAATTCTGACTCGCTCACTAACCTGTGTTTCAATACCTAATCCCCAAATGTCCCTTAAGTTAATTGCAGTTGTACCCGGAGCCCTTACAGCCGCAGCTAGTGTTTGTGTATCTCCAATGGCTCTAATAACAAATGGCTGTCCATAGGTATATCCATTAATTGTAATGGTTGGGCCTGTGCAAATAATTTCTGATTTACTAGTGAGTATTTGACCATTTATTGAGATAGCTTCAGCTCCAGCGATCTTTAAATCATTGACAATACCCAGTACATCGGCTTCATGAATCACCACATCGTTAGGCTCTTCTCCTTCGTACAAGTCCCTCTCGCTATCAGTCATACGGACTGTCACGCCGGGTCCTTCTAAGTCTATCATACCTGATGTCAACATCATATTATCAATTTCAGCCTCTAAAATATCTTGAATCCCTTTTCCATCAGCGATAGCTTGTTCATATTCATTTAAACGGTTTTCACTTTGTACGACTAATGCTCTTAGGTTATTAGTCCGTTCCAGTTCCGTTTTAACAGCATTTTGCAAATCAGAAATTGTCCTAATATCTACATGTTCATATTCAGCATCTGCATTTTTCCACTGAAAAGTTAAACCAAATCCAAATAGGAAAAAGGTAAAAATGATAATCCAACTTTTGTTTGCCATTTTCATAGTAGACCCCCATTATCTATTCATACTACAGATTTTCTATGGGCTTAGCAAATTGATAATCGATAACTCTGCTGTATCTGGGAATTGTCAACTCACTTTCCTTCCGAACTTCTATATTCAATCTTTCATAGTGCTGTCGAATTTCCCATATGATTCCATATCTCATATTTAAGGATGATTCCAAATCTTCTGGACTCCCAATTGCAGTAATCATAAAAGGTGGTGACGTTGGTACATCGTTGATCATCACGCTATTTGATGTCAAATAAACTTCAGTAGTTGCAATATATCGTTGATTATTAATTGAAATTGCTTCTGCTCCAGCAGCATTAAGTACATTAATTAGGGATAATAAAATTTCATAGTTATACATAATCAAGCTGACTTCTCCAGTGCCAGCATATTCAGCATCTGCTGGGGGGTCTGCAATCGTAATGCTCACTCCTGGACCCTGTAGTGCTTTGCTTCCTGACATGATTTGAAAACGATCTAAATCATTCCTCAAGTTTCTAATAATCAAATTTTCATCCGCCTCAGAAATCTCATATTCACGAAGTCTTTTTTCCAGCTCTGTTAACTCTTCATTAAGACGGGTTCTCTCACCACGCAATTCACTTAATTGCATAGCCAGTTCTTGAGCTTTGTGTGTAGATAAAAACCCTTCCCCTTCTCTATCCCTAACAGTTTTAAGCTGCATTGAAATGGTTAATCCTAAAATAGCACATAGGATTCCCACCGCAAGCTTCCCTTTAAATGCCTTCATCACTCTTCATCTCCTTGTTCCCTTTGGTCCTTTACTGAAATATGACCCTCATAACGCATATCTACTGTTGCGCTGCGAATTCCACGTGTATACAATTCAACTAATACTTCATCTAAGGCCACCATGCTATACCCTGGATCTCTAACATTACCTAATAGTACGGTTATCCCATCAAATGTAATTAAATTAACCTCATTAGGTTCACTAATATTCACTTCAGAAATCATATCATAAATTGTCGTTTCCCTAGCAGCCCTTAAAAGTCCTAATGCAATTTCAAGCTGTTCATCATTATGGGTTTCGATTATTTCTCCTACTTTGAAGTTCTTCAACTCTATCCCTGTAATAATGGTTAGATCGTCTGCCAGATAGCTGTCAATAGCCTTTAAAATTACCGTGTTCTCGTCTATATAGATATACGATCCCATATAGGTTATTATAGCATATTCCTCACGCTCCTTCACATGAATTTTCATGGTGTTAGGAAAGCTCCGTTTCACTTGTGTTTCACTTATATAAGGATGGGCGGTGATGTTCTTTTCAATTGTTTCCAAGTTATATTTCAGTAAGTTTCGATTATAAACTAATTGAGATGCCTCGATGATTTCTTCAAAATTAATTTCATTCTGACCTTGTACTTCAACATGTTTTAAGTTCATTAAGTCTGACTGTAAAATATAGTATATTCCTGATAAAATAATAATAATTGCAAATAAGATAGATGTTAGTGTTCTTTTTAGCTTCCTACGAACTACTCGTTTTTTACGATAACCCTCATTAATCGGCATTTGAACTCCCTTCCTTCACCTTCGGTGTCTAGCTTGTCCCTCATCCGAACAATGAAAGTGCAGCCCATACTTAGCTGCTTGCTTTCATTTTTCTTTTATACCTTTGTAATTTGTGCACCCACTTGTTGCAATACTTCATGAATATCATCATACCCTCTATCCACATGTTTTGCATTTTCAATAATTGTTGTTCCTTCTGCAGCTAAGCCAGCAATAATGAGTGCTGCCCCACCTCTTAAGTCCTTTGCCGACACAGTGGCTCCAGTTAATTTAGGAACCCCTCTTATAATGGCTACACGGCCATCCACCTTAATATTTGCTCCCATTCGAATTAATTCCTCTGCATGCTTATAACGGTTTTCAAAAATATTTTCAGCAAAAACACTGATGCCATCTCCCATAGTCATTAAGGCCATCATCTGTGATTGCATATCCGTAGGAAATCCAGGATAAGGTAGGGTTCTTATGGAGTCAATGGCTTTTAGTTTAGTAGGACTCACTAATTGAACTGATTGATTGGAACACGTGATGTTACATCCAGCTTCCCTTAATTTGTATATGACTGATTGTATATGCTCTGGTATCACATTAGATAATGTAACTTTTCCTTTAGTAGCCGCTGCGGCTGCCAGATAGGTACCTGCCACAATACGATCGGGAATAATCCTGTGTTCTACACTATGGAGTTTCTTAACTCCTTCAATGTAAACTGTGGCACTTCCTGCCCCTGAAACCTTTCCACCCATTGCATTTAAAAAGTTTTCTAAATCCAAAATTTCTGGCTCTCTGGCAGCATTTCTAATAATTGTCGTACCTTCTGCAAACACCGCTGCCAATATACTGTTTTCCGTGGCTCCGACACTTGGAAAGTCCAATTGAATCTCGCAGCCCTTTAATTGTTTTGCTTCACAGATTAGATACCCATGTTTTTCTTCAATTTTTGTTCCCATTTCTCGCAAGGATTTTAAGTGTAAGTCAATGGGCCTAGGGCCAATTTCACATCCTCCAGGATAGCTAATCTTAATCTTACCACAACGAGATAATATAGCACCTAAGATAATAATGGAAGATCTCATTTCTCTAACTAGGTGTTCAGGAATTTCATGATTATCTAACTCACTTGAGTCGACAATCATGGTATTCCCTTCTCTTTTCACATGACAACCCACGGATTCTAAAATACCTGTCATGACTTTTACATCGGATAAGTTTGGTATATCATGAATCACATTGAGAGAACCATTTAATACAGTTGCTGCTAATATGGGTAAAACCGAGTTTTTTGCCCCACTTACGCGCATCTCCCCCTCTAGCTTCTTCCCACCTTCAATGATAAAGCGACTCATCATTTAGCACCTCCAGCATGAAATCTATCTATATTCATCCAAATGATGGTTGATCATCATATGTCTGAAAAAACAAATATATAACCATACTATGCTAAATTTCTGGAGGTGTGTCACTTTTCTATTTTCAACTTTTGATCATTGAAATGACTTCGGCATAGATCATTTCTAAAGCTTGAGTCTTGGCTGAAAGAGCGCTAGCCTTTGCCATTTGCTCTAGCCGCTTTTTATCACTTAACAGACCCGTTATTTCCAAGTAAAGCCGATCGGCGTTTAATACTTCTTCCTTAATCATAATCGCTGCACCTTTCTCTTCCAGCGCCTTGGCATTAAATTCTTGATGATTTCCTGCGGTATAGGATTTAGGGATGATAATCGCTGGTTTTCCTACGGCGGTAACTTCAGCAATGGTGATGGCACCTGCACTACAGATCAACAAGTCACATGCTTTAAGGGCATGCGGCATATTTGTTAAATAAGGAAGCACATCATTATAGCGTAAAGTATCTTGTTTTTTTCCTAGCTGCAGTTTGATTGTTTCGAAGTGTCTTTGTCCCGTCACCAATAGGATCTTGAAATCGTTATTTGGATGCTTCTTAAGTAGATTTACCACAGTCTCATTGATTCTCGCAGCACCTCCACTTCCTCCCACCACGAGAATCAGGTGTTTTTTACTTCCTGAGTTATATTTTTGTGTGGCTTCTTCTTGACTGATTTCTAAGAATTCTCTTCGAATTGGATTGCCTGTTATAATAAGCTTTTCCTTGCTCTTGAAGTACCGCTCTGCTTCTTCAAAGCTTAGGGCAATTCGATCTACATAGTTTCCTAGTACCCTATTTGTGAGCCCTGGAAACACATTTTGCTCATGGATTAATGTCTTATAGCCTAATTTGGTGGCCATATAAAGTACTGGCCCACAAACAAATCCTCCAGTCCCGATAACCACATCTGGATTAAAATCCTTAATTAATCTTCTTGCCTCCACTAATCCCTTAATCAACTTCGCAATACTCTTTACATTATGAAAAGAAATTTTCCTTCTCAAATAACTCACTGTAATATGTTTGATTTCGTAGCCCGCCTTTGGTATCAGTTCACTTTCTAGTCCTTTGGCTGTTCCGACAAATTGTATTTTTGCCTGGGGATGTTT
Encoded proteins:
- the spoIIGA gene encoding sigma-E processing peptidase SpoIIGA, coding for MILYAEYVFLENFVMNFIILSLTARFAKYQSKKLLLVLASSLGALYAFIIFFPSLHFMFSMMMKVACSMLIIVVAFSPYRFKDFFRLLGIFYLITLIFGGAGFALFYFTNFNGIVSNGIFYITNVSLKNILVSCGIGYILIHFCWGYIQKQISREKVFTKILIEINGISVEVQGLVDTGNSLTDPLTNYPVIIVEYEAITNLLPEEVKRIFNQSTTIDYKQVALLLDNQSWMTRIRMIPFQALGTENGMLVGFKPDRVSIENNSIMKETQDTIIAIYHKKLSKNEDYRALLHPDLV
- the ftsZ gene encoding cell division protein FtsZ, encoding MLEFDVAMEQFAQIKVIGVGGAGNNAVNRMIESGLKGVEFIAINTDKQALFTSKAEHKIQIGEKLTRGLGAGANPDVGQKAAEESREDISQILQGADMVFVTAGMGGGTGTGAAPVVAEIAKELGILTVGVVTKPFTFEGKRRMLHAEQGTAQLKERVDTLVTIPNDRLLQVIEKKTTMLEAFRMADDVLKQGVQGISDLIAVPGLVNLDFADVKTIMLEQGLAHMGIGRASGENRAAEAAKQAIQSPLLETSITGAKGVLLNITGGANMGLFEVNEAAELVTEAADEDANIIFGAVIDEELKDEIRITVIATGFEKSLLSKDPRDEKKNPLSQDEEVAATKEDKLKSERNDDLDIPIFLRRKK
- a CDS encoding small basic family protein; translation: MILALVGLLGGILLGLYLPIQYPVAYSLYISVAILACMDSVFGAIRANMEDKFNTEIFVSGFFGNAILAGFLAYIGDKLGVPLYYAAIFAFGGRLFHNFAMIRRYLLERLRSGSNSTE
- a CDS encoding DUF881 domain-containing protein — encoded protein: MKMANKSWIIIFTFFLFGFGLTFQWKNADAEYEHVDIRTISDLQNAVKTELERTNNLRALVVQSENRLNEYEQAIADGKGIQDILEAEIDNMMLTSGMIDLEGPGVTVRMTDSERDLYEGEEPNDVVIHEADVLGIVNDLKIAGAEAISINGQILTSKSEIICTGPTITINGYTYGQPFVIRAIGDTQTLAAAVRAPGTTAINLRDIWGLGIETQVSERVRIAKFQGSTQFNYAIPKEGE
- a CDS encoding DUF881 domain-containing protein, which translates into the protein MKAFKGKLAVGILCAILGLTISMQLKTVRDREGEGFLSTHKAQELAMQLSELRGERTRLNEELTELEKRLREYEISEADENLIIRNLRNDLDRFQIMSGSKALQGPGVSITIADPPADAEYAGTGEVSLIMYNYEILLSLINVLNAAGAEAISINNQRYIATTEVYLTSNSVMINDVPTSPPFMITAIGSPEDLESSLNMRYGIIWEIRQHYERLNIEVRKESELTIPRYSRVIDYQFAKPIENL
- a CDS encoding cell division protein FtsQ/DivIB gives rise to the protein MPINEGYRKKRVVRRKLKRTLTSILFAIIIILSGIYYILQSDLMNLKHVEVQGQNEINFEEIIEASQLVYNRNLLKYNLETIEKNITAHPYISETQVKRSFPNTMKIHVKEREEYAIITYMGSYIYIDENTVILKAIDSYLADDLTIITGIELKNFKVGEIIETHNDEQLEIALGLLRAARETTIYDMISEVNISEPNEVNLITFDGITVLLGNVRDPGYSMVALDEVLVELYTRGIRSATVDMRYEGHISVKDQREQGDEE
- the murA gene encoding UDP-N-acetylglucosamine 1-carboxyvinyltransferase, whose amino-acid sequence is MSRFIIEGGKKLEGEMRVSGAKNSVLPILAATVLNGSLNVIHDIPNLSDVKVMTGILESVGCHVKREGNTMIVDSSELDNHEIPEHLVREMRSSIIILGAILSRCGKIKISYPGGCEIGPRPIDLHLKSLREMGTKIEEKHGYLICEAKQLKGCEIQLDFPSVGATENSILAAVFAEGTTIIRNAAREPEILDLENFLNAMGGKVSGAGSATVYIEGVKKLHSVEHRIIPDRIVAGTYLAAAAATKGKVTLSNVIPEHIQSVIYKLREAGCNITCSNQSVQLVSPTKLKAIDSIRTLPYPGFPTDMQSQMMALMTMGDGISVFAENIFENRYKHAEELIRMGANIKVDGRVAIIRGVPKLTGATVSAKDLRGGAALIIAGLAAEGTTIIENAKHVDRGYDDIHEVLQQVGAQITKV